From the Juglans microcarpa x Juglans regia isolate MS1-56 chromosome 3D, Jm3101_v1.0, whole genome shotgun sequence genome, the window AGGAGGCTTCCATTTGAGATGTTGCTTCAGCTAAACTGGACAAAGCCTCTAATCTCTTTATGATTCTTTAGAGTATTCAAGACAAAAGCAGCAACCTGTTTTGGATTTATCACAATGTTATCATAAGCCATCTTATTCCTCTTGTACCATAGACCCCAAGcaagtgaaaaaaatagagcCAACATATCTTGATCTTTCCTCTGACATATTTGCATAGCCAAATCAACCACCTTTCTATTTGCATGAAAACTCTAGCTGGGCAGCAATTGGTTCCATAACTCTTAAAGACACTTGCAACTGATTACTACATGATTAAGATCTTCCCGAGGGTGAGAACAGAAATCACAATGCCCCTCAGTAACAACTTGCTTTTTCATGAGGTTTTCTTTTGTCGGGAGTCCATCTTTGCAAGCACGccaatcaaatattttaatcttattaggCATTGCCATTTTCCATAAAGCCTTCCATAGACTCTGCGGACCTTGCATATTAGAGGACTCTGCATGATTACTCCTCATCTTATCAACAATAAAATGATAACAGGTCTTCACAGAGAACTTTCCATCTCGCTCATGTTCCCATATCCATCGATTTGCCACTGTCCCTGGACCAAGCACAATTTTTAACAAATCCATGAtcacatttggattgaagagagatctaATTTTGTCCATGTCCTACCAGCCTGTTAACTCATCAACCAAACAAGCCACTACATCATTTTTGTTTGACTCATAAACTTCAAACTCCTCTTGCTCTAAAGCGTTGTGCCCTGGGATCCACTTCTTAGTCCACAAAAGTGTTGTTTCCCCATTCCCAATCCCCATCTACACCTCTCTCTCAACCACTTCTTAGCCTCCCAAATGCTTCTCCACGTGTAAGAAGGATTAGGACCCAAGCCTACTTCAAAAAAACCCTTCTTGggaaaatattttgctttaaaCAGTTTATGAAGCAAAGAACCTTCATTTTGTAGCAATCTCCAACCTTGCTTGGCAAGTAAAGCAAGATTAAAAATCCTAAGGTCCTTAAAACCCAAACCCCATTTCGATTTCCTCTCACACATACGACCCCAACTCAACCAATgaattcttctttcttcttttttttttggccccACCAGAATTTAGCCATAAGTCCCTCCAACTCAGTACACAAACTATTAGGAAGAAGGAAACAACTCATACTATAAGTCGGGATAGAAAGTGTGACCGCTTTCAAAAGAACTTCCTTACCCCCTTGagaaagtaatttttctttccagctTTGAAGCTTGTGCCACACCCTCTCTTTAATATATTGAAAAGCTCTATTCTTGGACCTTCCCACCAAAGGAGGTAATCCAAGATACTTCTAGTACTGTAAAATCTCCCCATTTCCCCATAAGAGACCAATCTCTTCCCTAACTCCCATGTCCACATTGTTGCTAAAAACCATGACagtcttttctttatttattttctggcCAGACACACTCTCATAGACTGCCAATAGATTTATGACAAAGATAACATCCCAT encodes:
- the LOC121255205 gene encoding uncharacterized protein LOC121255205 translates to MGIGNGETTLLWTKKWIPGHNALEQEEFEVYESNKNDVVACLVDELTGTVANRWIWEHERDGKFSVKTCYHFIVDKMRSNHAESSNMQGPQSLWKALWKMAMPNKIKIFDWRACKDGLPTKENLMKKQVVTEGHCDFCSHPREDLNHRKDQDMLALFFSLAWGLWYKRNKMAYDNIVINPKQPPPTDVLKLNTDEAMFDDLRRAGVGFLLQDAKGELIVVASRAEFDVENPKAIELLVVFRGIQFCASRGISNLQVESDSLLVVESLRQYV